From a region of the Mauremys mutica isolate MM-2020 ecotype Southern chromosome 12, ASM2049712v1, whole genome shotgun sequence genome:
- the LOC123346143 gene encoding olfactory receptor 4D2-like, with the protein MEQKNLTATVTEFVLLGLTQSPELQRFLFIIFSIVYLTTWLGNFIIITTVISNHRLHTPMYFLLANLAFIDISDSTVSVPNMLLGLLSQHKTISYNECILQMFFFHFIAGAMVFLLVVMAADRYVAIHKPLQYLTIMNRGVCVGLVAGTWLGGLAHSAVQIGLVLQLPFCRSNVLDNFYCDIPQVVKLACTDTYLFELLMVSQSGVLAIIIFILLLISYTIILVKIRTHLKEGKRKALSTCGTQIMVLCLIFIPFIFIYARPFRKFPIDKVVSVLYTVITPMLNPIIYTLRNTEMKKAIRRLMSRILFSGREMKT; encoded by the coding sequence ATGGAGCAGAAGAACCTCACTGCCACAGTGACAGAATTTGTCCTCTTGGGCCTCACCCAAAGTCCTGAGCTGCAGCGATTCCTCTTCATCATCTTTTCCATAGTCTACCTGACAACCTGGCTGGGTAacttcatcatcatcaccactgtGATCTCCAACCACCGACTTCACACCCCGATGTACTTCCTGCTGGCCAACCTAGCTTTCATAGATATTAGTGATTCTACAGTCAGTGTGCCGAACATGCTgttgggtctcctctcccagcacAAAACCATCTCATACAATGAGTGCATCCTCCAGATGTTCTTCTTCCACTTCATTGCTGGTGCTATGGTCTTTTTACTTGTAGTGATGGCTGCTGATAGGTACGTGGCCATCCATAAACCATTGCAATACTTGACTATTATgaaccggggtgtgtgtgtggggttagTGGCAGGCACATGGCTGGGAGGATTGGCTCACTCTGCTGTTCAGATTGGACTGGTCCTCCAGTTACCGTTCTGTAGGTCAAATGTCCTGGACAATTTCTACTGTGATATCCCACAAGTTGTCAAACTGGCCTGCACCGACACCTACCTGTTTGAGTTGCTTATGGTCTCCCAAAGTGGAGTACTTGCCATAATTATCTTCATTCTCCTGCTCATTTCATACACTATCATCTTAGTCAAGATAAGGACACATCTCAAGGAAGGGAAGCGCAAGGCTCTCTCCACCTGCGGAACGCAGATCATGGTTTTGTGTTTAATATTCATACCCTTCATATTCATCTACGCTCGACCCTTCCGGAAGTTCCCCATAGACAAGGTGGTCTCTGTCCTTTACACTGTAATCACCCCAATGCTGAACCCTATAATCTACACACTGAGGAACACCGAGATGAAGAAGGCTATCAGGAGACTGATGAGCAGAATTCTCTTCTCAGGGAGGGAAATGAAGacgtaa